The Solibacillus sp. FSL R7-0682 genome includes a window with the following:
- a CDS encoding putative bifunctional diguanylate cyclase/phosphodiesterase has product MDESIVKQTDISRIYRIKNIGIQQQRSFVIIDSTFKILDYNIIFKKIFEPNQLPNNFLDSVYLQGNQEKHAQLMSIVTNNFTGPIEVMLNGRSFVVIQSIALESNTFLLVIERSLKTQLIESELNFVNNINAIIMQEDGCFEGKMREICSEIDYLLHTYTTFTYLKKQEIVLIPSARFNIQGNREPRVLSEEERNYHQQLLTRRKMLEWSSLSQLAIHNETFLYAVQHHAASCRFIPVYSSNDEPIGYFVIYDVLARQGDVSDLDFYEKLSRIVKLIYKVEMHEQQIERLTYTDPSTNLPSYMQFLKMIKRYREERKNGVIKIIEPGEFSKIVELYGRPAGEELLKELGKRLKMVSSSENSDIARFTSSALIMYSPIEFQSIIKNKNSIIDHINEPFLIEGQQVYITLKAGIAPLEETSQCHDSIRFAESALTKSKIIHGTQTTYHLKRADQDIERELSILNHFKQAIRKNDITVYFQPKFELRRGRILSMEALARWISPELGFVSPAEFIPIAENAGLIRELELQIFEKVLKWQQQRQYEGKRSIPIAVNISPDHFYHPLFIPTLKELIQTYYADPSFIIIEITENMGLFDFERARAILYKLRALGISTSVDDFGIGYSSLSYLQKFSFNEIKIDQSFSQKIDELATQTIVKSIIQIAHMLDMIVVAEGVETLEQAIILKQLKCDVVQGYHYSRPLPIEEASNLLDEQRKNP; this is encoded by the coding sequence ATGGATGAAAGTATTGTAAAACAAACTGATATATCACGAATTTATAGGATAAAAAATATTGGAATACAGCAACAAAGAAGCTTTGTCATTATTGATTCGACTTTTAAAATATTAGATTATAATATTATCTTTAAAAAAATATTTGAACCGAATCAACTTCCAAATAATTTTTTAGATAGCGTGTACTTACAAGGTAACCAAGAAAAGCATGCGCAATTAATGTCGATTGTAACAAACAACTTTACTGGACCGATTGAAGTAATGCTAAATGGGAGAAGCTTTGTAGTGATTCAAAGTATCGCGCTTGAAAGTAATACTTTCCTTTTAGTAATAGAAAGGTCCCTAAAAACCCAGCTGATTGAATCAGAATTGAATTTTGTTAATAATATTAATGCCATTATCATGCAAGAAGACGGTTGCTTTGAAGGCAAGATGCGAGAAATTTGTAGTGAGATAGATTACTTGCTTCATACTTATACAACCTTTACATATTTAAAAAAACAAGAGATTGTTCTTATTCCTTCTGCCCGTTTTAACATTCAAGGAAATAGGGAACCTCGAGTTCTTTCAGAGGAAGAACGGAATTACCATCAGCAATTATTAACAAGGCGTAAAATGTTAGAATGGTCGTCTTTGTCACAATTAGCCATACATAATGAAACCTTTTTATATGCGGTACAACATCATGCAGCATCCTGTCGATTTATACCGGTCTATTCGTCAAATGATGAACCTATTGGCTATTTTGTTATATATGATGTATTAGCGCGTCAAGGAGATGTGTCTGATTTAGATTTTTATGAAAAACTAAGTCGAATTGTAAAATTAATTTATAAAGTTGAAATGCATGAGCAGCAAATTGAGCGGCTAACATATACAGATCCTTCAACGAATTTGCCAAGTTATATGCAATTTTTAAAAATGATTAAACGATACCGTGAAGAGCGAAAAAATGGTGTAATAAAAATTATAGAACCCGGTGAATTCTCAAAAATTGTTGAGCTATATGGACGGCCAGCTGGGGAAGAATTACTTAAAGAGCTAGGGAAACGTCTCAAAATGGTATCTTCAAGTGAAAATAGTGACATCGCACGCTTTACAAGCTCGGCATTAATTATGTATTCACCAATTGAATTTCAATCGATTATAAAAAATAAAAACTCTATTATTGATCATATTAATGAACCATTTTTAATTGAAGGACAGCAGGTGTATATTACTTTAAAGGCTGGTATTGCACCTCTTGAAGAAACGAGTCAATGCCACGATTCAATTCGCTTTGCAGAAAGTGCACTCACGAAGTCCAAGATAATTCATGGTACGCAAACAACTTATCATTTAAAACGGGCAGACCAAGATATAGAGCGGGAATTAAGTATTTTAAACCATTTTAAACAAGCAATCCGTAAAAATGACATAACAGTATATTTTCAACCGAAATTTGAACTACGGCGAGGACGAATTTTAAGTATGGAAGCTCTCGCCCGCTGGATTTCACCAGAGCTCGGCTTCGTTTCTCCAGCTGAATTTATTCCGATTGCAGAAAATGCGGGCCTTATTCGTGAACTCGAGCTACAAATTTTTGAGAAAGTATTAAAATGGCAACAACAACGCCAATATGAAGGGAAACGAAGCATACCGATTGCAGTCAACATTTCACCAGATCATTTTTATCATCCATTGTTTATTCCGACGCTCAAGGAACTTATTCAAACGTATTACGCCGATCCAAGTTTTATCATTATTGAAATAACGGAAAATATGGGGCTATTTGATTTTGAGCGAGCGCGAGCTATTTTGTATAAGTTACGGGCTTTGGGTATTTCTACAAGTGTTGATGATTTTGGGATTGGCTATTCTTCATTAAGCTATTTACAGAAATTCTCTTTCAATGAAATAAAAATTGATCAAAGTTTCTCACAAAAAATTGATGAACTTGCAACACAAACAATTGTTAAATCGATTATCCAAATTGCGCACATGTTAGATATGATTGTAGTTGCAGAAGGGGTAGAAACGCTCGAACAGGCTATAATATTAAAACAGCTCAAATGCGATGTTGTACAGGGCTACCATTATTCGAGGCCACTGCCAATTGAAGAAGCATCAAACTTATTAGATGAACAAAGGAAAAATCCATAA